TGAAAAAACTAATAACCTTTATATGTATTATCATTTTTTGTACTCTTTCTATTTCTGCTCAAGAAAAAAAAGGAAGTAGAGGAAAAATTAAGGCTCTTAAAATCTCTTACATAACAGAACAGTTAAGCTTAACTTCTGAAGAAGCTCAAAAATTTTGGCCTATTTATAATAATCATGAGAATAATACGAATAAGTATATTAGAGAAAAGATTGGTGAAATTAAAAAAGAGATCTCTAAAGCTGAAAGCATAGATGCTTTAAATGAAGATAGAGCTAAAGTTCTTTACAATATGATAAGATCTTTAGAGAAAAAAAAATACGAAGACAGTAAAATATATATATCTAAATTAGAAAAAATAATATCATTTAAAAAGATATTAAAACTACATATTGCAGAGAGAGAATTTGGTAGAAAACTAATGAGAAAGTACAAACATAAAAGAGGAAATTAAAAAAACTAAAGACAATAAAAAAAGGAAGCTAAAGTGCTTCCTTTTTTTTTATTGTTTAATTAACGCCATGTAAGGATATAATTCTGGTTTATTAGAAGTAAATTGTTTTAACCAAATTGTTAGCTCATCTATTTCATAAGGTAACAATCTACTCAAAGCCTTTTCTACTTCTTTACAAAACAAATCTGAATTAAAACTCACCTTTTTTAGTACCGTTTTAGTGTACTCAAACATTGCTCTAGCCATTTTTTATTATTAAATTCTACAATATAGAACGAATACTAAATCGTTTTAGTATGTTCATTCAAATTTAATAAAAAAAAACCATCATTTATAAAATGATGGTCTTAAATTTTGCTTAAAAATTTGTTAAGATTATAAAGTATTAATCTTTTCTACTAAACCTTTAGCTTTTTCTTCTAATTCAACATTAATCGCTTTAAAGTGAGCTTTCTTATTTTCAACTTTTTTATCGTTTACTTTAGAAACTAAAGTATCAAAAGTTGAGATAGCTTCATCAATAATAGCATCACCTTTTTCTGGTGCGTTTTTTAAGATTGAAACATCTAATGCATATTCGATAACATCACCTAAAACGTAATTGATATCTTTTTTTAAGTTTTTTATACTTGCCATAACTTATTATAAATTTTAATGTTGCAAAACTAATTCAATTTATCTAATTCTAACTGAAATTTCTTAAAAAACTGCCCAATATGATATCCATCTACTAAAGCGTGGTTAACATTTACTGAAACTGGCATTAAAATTTTGTCTTTTTCTTCTTTTAATCCTCCGAAAGCTAGTTGTGGTACGCTATGATCTTTATTACCAGAATTTGGTTCTTTATGACTTGTAAAAGAGATCCAAGGTAATGCAGAACAATGAATGCATCCTAAAGAGTATATTTGAGGAAATAAATTGGTCGAATTTTGAATTCTTTCCTTCTCTTTTCGAAAATTTTCATTAAAAACAGTAAAATCTTCAGAAAAGTTGATAAAAGAAAAACCATAGGTAGTATCTTCTCTTGCAATCGTTGCTGATGCATTAATTACATCATAAATAGCAATTTTATTATCTTCAATTCTATATCTAAAATTTTCAATAGCATTTATTGCTTTCATACAAGAATGCAAGTATTTTACAAAAAAAGAAGCGTCTGTTTTTTTAGCTAAATTATAAGCAATCGTTACATCAACATCTACAACAACAGCAAAAGAAGGATCAGACAAAGTTCTAAAGTGCTGATACAATTCCTTTCTATTCCAAGAATCAATGTCTAAATATTTTTTCATCAGAAATTTAAAATATCCTTTATATTATTTACGGTTTTGTAATCTGATTGCGATTTTTCTTCTTCTGTTACTTCTTCATGAATCCAAGTAGTGTGAAAAGGAACATGTATTGCAGAAGCACCTATTTCTATTAATGGTAAAACATCAGATTTTAAAGAATTTCCAATCATTAAAAGTTCTGACGGATGAATATCTAAGTGTTTAATCAACTTCAGATAATCTTTCTCCTTTTTATCACTCATCACTTCTATATGATGAAAGTAAGATAACAAATTAGATTTCTCTAATTTTCGTTCTTGATCTAATAAATCTCCTTTTGTAGCAACAATCAATTTATATTTTCCTTCTAAGGATTGTAACACCTCTTCTACTCCATCCAACAATTCTATTGGCTCGTCTAACATTTGTTTACCAATATTTAGAATAGCTTCAATTGTCTTTTGATTTACTTGGTAATTAGACAATTCTAAAGCACACTCTACCATGGATAAAATAAAACCTTTTACGCCATAACCATACAATTTTAAGTTCTTTACTTCTGTCTTAAATATCTCTTGATCAATTTTATTTTCGGTTTCGTACTTTGCTAATAACTTTGCAAATTGATGTTCTGCATCTCTAAAATAAGTTTCATTTACCCATAAAGTATCATCAGCATCAAAAGCTATTACCTTTATATTTTCACTTATTTTATTCATTTTTTATGATTTTAAAAATTGAATTGCTTTTTCTAAATCTTCTGGAGTATCAATACCTACAGCTTCAACATCAGTTTCTACCATTTTAATTTTCTTACCAATTTCTTGATATCGAATTGCTTCAATTTTTTCGGCAGCTTCTAAAGGCGTCATTGGTGTTTTATAAAAATCTAACAACGCTTGTTTTCTAAACGCATACACTCCTTTGTGCTTATAGTATTTTACATTTACATCTTTATCTCTATGAAACGGAATTACACTTCTAGAAAAGTAAATTGCTAAATTATCTACATCTGTTATAACTTTAACGTTATTAGGATTTTCAATATCTTCTTTATTGGTAATTTGTACTTTTAAAGAAGCTAAATCAATTTCTTTTTTAGTGTCTTTTTTAAAGACATCAATTAATTTAGTTAATGAAACTTCATCAATAAAAGGTTCATCACCTTGTACATTAATTACAATATCTGCTTCTATATTCTCTACAGCCTCTGCAATTCTATCCGAACCACATTCGTGTGCTGTTTTACTCATTATTGCTTTTCCACCTAAGTTATCTATCGTTTTAAAAATAACATCAGAATCTGTTACGATATAAACATCATCAAACAAATTTGTATGTAATGCTGCTTCGTAAGTTCTTAAAATAACAGGTTTCCCTCCTAAATCTTTCATTAACTTTCCAGGAAAACGAGATGCACTATAACGTGCAGGAATCATGGCAATTATTTTCATAAATTATATTTAATAAGTACTTGTAAAAGTTATTATTCTCCAGAATAACGTACAAAGTTTCTTCGTGTTTCGTATAAAGTTACT
The window above is part of the Polaribacter sp. SA4-12 genome. Proteins encoded here:
- a CDS encoding CatA-like O-acetyltransferase, whose translation is MKKYLDIDSWNRKELYQHFRTLSDPSFAVVVDVDVTIAYNLAKKTDASFFVKYLHSCMKAINAIENFRYRIEDNKIAIYDVINASATIAREDTTYGFSFINFSEDFTVFNENFRKEKERIQNSTNLFPQIYSLGCIHCSALPWISFTSHKEPNSGNKDHSVPQLAFGGLKEEKDKILMPVSVNVNHALVDGYHIGQFFKKFQLELDKLN
- a CDS encoding HAD family hydrolase — its product is MNKISENIKVIAFDADDTLWVNETYFRDAEHQFAKLLAKYETENKIDQEIFKTEVKNLKLYGYGVKGFILSMVECALELSNYQVNQKTIEAILNIGKQMLDEPIELLDGVEEVLQSLEGKYKLIVATKGDLLDQERKLEKSNLLSYFHHIEVMSDKKEKDYLKLIKHLDIHPSELLMIGNSLKSDVLPLIEIGASAIHVPFHTTWIHEEVTEEEKSQSDYKTVNNIKDILNF
- the kdsB gene encoding 3-deoxy-manno-octulosonate cytidylyltransferase, producing the protein MKIIAMIPARYSASRFPGKLMKDLGGKPVILRTYEAALHTNLFDDVYIVTDSDVIFKTIDNLGGKAIMSKTAHECGSDRIAEAVENIEADIVINVQGDEPFIDEVSLTKLIDVFKKDTKKEIDLASLKVQITNKEDIENPNNVKVITDVDNLAIYFSRSVIPFHRDKDVNVKYYKHKGVYAFRKQALLDFYKTPMTPLEAAEKIEAIRYQEIGKKIKMVETDVEAVGIDTPEDLEKAIQFLKS